A window of the Hordeum vulgare subsp. vulgare chromosome 5H, MorexV3_pseudomolecules_assembly, whole genome shotgun sequence genome harbors these coding sequences:
- the LOC123397656 gene encoding uncharacterized protein LOC123397656, whose translation MALQQLYLCFLCMLLLHLHVLPLVGGRSLPPQMDAILASDNCYNTVKGVPSWCSGQFIRALFNGAKSFPIDESCCVLLACFAELTCGPAILSVCSPPKKFTDCPPKKAGGVV comes from the coding sequence ATGGCGCTCCAACAACTCTACCTCTGCTTCCTGTGCatgctcctcctccacctccacgtCCTCCCTCTCGTCGGCGGCCGAAGCCTCCCGCCGCAGATGGACGCCATCTTGGCTAGCGATAACTGCTACAATACAGTGAAGGGTGTGCCGAGTTGGTGCTCCGGACAGTTCATTCGAGCCCTCTTCAACGGTGCCAAGAGCTTCCCCATCGACGAGTCCTGCTGCGTGTTGCTCGCCTGCTTCGCGGAGCTGACATGCGGCCCCGCGATCCTTAGTGTCTGCTCGCCCCCGAAGAAGTTCACAGATTGCCCACCGAAAAAGGCCGGCGGTGTGGTCTAA